The genome window TGTTGCCTGTGAGGTGAACAACAGGGACTGTGTTAGTATGCTACTACGCCATGGAGCTAAAGTAAACTCATACTCAATGAGCGGACATACGCCGTTACATTTGTGTAAAACCAAGACGTCAATCTCCTGTGCAAAACTGCTGATCTGGAATGGTGAGCTGCACAGAATGACATCTTTATGACATCAAACAATATGCAAATATACTTGTAATTACAACAAAATAAAATGTATAGTAGCTAACACTTTTTAGGATTATTACAAACGTACCTTTAGGTCCCATAGTCCATGTAATCATCATCTAGTTTTCAGTAGGTGAATGAGTCATTGAGTGATACACGTCAGTGATTTCCACTGACCTGAATTACTGTTGTGTATTCTTCACTACCTGTTTTCCAGTGTCATAATTAGCAGCAAGTAAAAAATACGGGTAATTGTGCCAGAATCAAATTATTGTATACAAGTTATATGTTACAAAACAGTGATAGCTtataagtacatacagtatatactaAGAAGTATGTAAAAGGAATAGAGaaacaagagactgcaaatgctggagtcTGATGCAATAAATAATCTGttgaggatctcagctggttggGCAGCGTttatggagggagagggaatgttCAATGTttcacattgaaaccctgcaATGTGACCCCACATCCTAAAAGGAACACTTCCTCCTCAGTGAGCTCAGtccaaatatatttttaaatctcCCTTACAGAATTTAACAATGAGTTTTTTTAGGAAATAAACATAATATTATGAAAAAAGAAGTGGATTAGAGCAATTGAGTTATAGAGTCATTGAGCAAAAAAATCAACATGGTGGACCATGTTGCCAAAAGACCATAATACATGCCAATCATCAAATATACTTACCTGTTAGGCAGCTCCAGTCCATAACATTCACATAGGTTCTCAGCTAGATACTTCCTAAATGCTGTGAAGGTCATTGCCTTCACTGCTGTCTCACGTTCCAAATTCCAGTCATCTTTCTTCCCTGTGAACTCTCTAAACCTCCTATGGGAGTAAAGTGAATACTTCCAAAACAACAATTCATGCTAAATGTATTTAAATTCTTTGGGAAAGAGCACTACTAGTACAGAGGAACTAGCTGCAGCTAGCTCACTGCTGCTGCCACTCTAAGCAGAAACAGAAACAAAATACAAGAAATCAATATAAAGAGAACTGCAGATGCCTTGAATTTGAAACAGAAACTATAAGTACCATACATACCATACATAATACTGTTTAGACAGTAAACAAAAATAGCAGGGGCGGATTAATACTTGAAGTCCAGACCTTGTGGTTATTGAAGGGTTTTATCTCTCATTTCACCTTACACTTGCTGGCTTATTTGAGGAGCACTTCCAGAGTGTCCACTTTTATTCAAGGAATTGAATCCATTTGTGATGTTGTGATTTCATCCGTTGCTCTTGCAAGGCACGAGTGCTTTGTAGATGAAAGGCAATCTCTCACACTTTATTTTCAACAGGCGCAAAGTTAAATGCACAGGCTGAGAATGATTATAAAGAAACACCACTGCACACAGCTGTACAATTTGGTGTACCTGAACTTGTGGCCCTTTATGTTGACCACGGAGCCGATGTTAACAGTGTCAATATCTATTTGGAAACCCCACTCATTACAGCAATTTACTGGGCACTAGACATGAAAGAACAGAAATACAGCGAGAACCACCATCTGATCTGTAGAATGCTAATTGACTACGGAGCTTCTGTCAATGCAAAAGAACGGGATTATAAAACTCCACTCCATAAAGCTGCATGGAATTGCGACCACTTGCTTATGCAGATGTTGTTAGAGTCAGGTGCTTTTGCTCGGTCAATGGACGTTAATGGCTGTGCCCCTCTGCAGTACCTGTTGAAGGTCACGGGAGTGCGACCAGCAGCAAAACCTGAAATTTGTTACCAATTGTTGCTAAACCACGGAGCTGCAAGGATTTATCCTCCACAGTTTCACAAGGTAGGACTGCAAGTTGGGAATTAGACATTCAGCATATTGATCATGTTATTATTCTTAATtccaattaatttattattgcaCACTTTAACAGAAATTGGTGTTTGTGTTATGGAAACAACATTTTTAATGTGTTTGTAAGATATTCCTTTGACTCAAAAGCCTTCAGTCATGTAAGTTCTCCATTCTGGCAGTAAAACAAAATGGAAAGGGGTCATATTCCCTGAATAGGGAGAGACTGCAGAGGTCTGAGATGCAGAGCTCAGAAATGCAGTAGGTGGGGGCATCCTTTTGCATGATTTGCAAGAAATTGGCGTGCAGGTATAGCAAACAATCTAAAACTTGTTATTCATTATTACTTGGGGGAATTAAATACAAAAGCGGGCAAATTTGGCTTCAGCTTtacagacattggtgagaccacagatAGATGCCATGTACAGAGTCCATATTGGAAGAAAAGTGCCAATACACTAGAAGTCTGGAATACATTTTCTGGACAAACATCTGGAGCGACAGGTAGCTTTATGAGGAGGAGTTTGGCAGCCCAGACATGTACCTACTGGAGTTTTGAAGAGTGAGGGGTGTTGGTAGTGAATCATATGAGACCATGAGACTTTATGATAGGATGGATGCCTTTTTTTCTTGTGGGAGAACCTAGAACTAAGTTGAAACCATTTTTAAGAATAAAGAGTCATACAATTAAGACTGGAaggaagtgatttttttttatctcaGAGAAATGCAGGTCTTTGGAACTCTCTTTTTCAAAGGGAAAAGGGAAGAGAAGGACATAGATACTTGGTAAACAAGGGGAAGAATGGGATTTCAGCCGTTGTCTTATTTAATCACAGAGCAGGCAGGTGGCCTGCTCCAGCTCCTAATTCAAATGCACGTACCATGTTTACATTTTTCTGTCTGTTTCTAATAGGCTAATCCATTTACTAACATGGCTAATAAAAAAATCTCATTTACTGTGGCATGGCTAAAATCACTGTCATTCCCGGGTGCATATTGGCTTTTTTTTGGTTTTGATTGGAATAAAAATTGTTTAAATTTTCAAGATTGTATTTTACAATAAATTCAGAAGTACTGAGCATTATTGAAAGCTGATGTCACCTGGTCCTGGGAAATTGCCAAACTGTAACTTATTAAAAGAAACATGTTGAAGAAGCAGATTAATTGGTGATAATCTTCCACTTCTCATCATAGTTGCATAACAATAGAAGGTCTACCCATCACTGCATCCTTGATTCTGCCTTAGATGTTCCCCTGATCTGAGCTTACACTATCTATTTGCCTGGATAAAAGCAATACCAGTAACTCCCAAGAACCTCAACAACATCCGGCTCAAAGCAGCCCACTTGACCATCAAACCCTCTAAATGTGCATTCCTTCTATCGACAAGTATATCCTGGCTGTAACATTGACCCTATACCCACCCGCACCACCCCAAAATATTAATGGTGGGATCTCAAGACATTATTGCCCTTAACTGTCAAGGATAGCTGATTAAATTCCTTTTCCTGGATATGATCATTGCCTAATAAGTGGCAAGTGACTTGGCACCATCTCAGATAGGCACTGTAGGTAAAAATGTAGGTTTCACTGACACTGTCTCCCAAATCTGTGATGCCTGCCTCTGCGAAGGACGATGAGTACAGGTGCATGGGATACAACCACTTATAGGTGCCCGTCATGTCACAAAGTATATTGTTGGACTTTACTGTCACTGTGTCTGCATCCTGTAGTTCCTATCTGGCAGCACAGCAGGAGTAATTATACCAAAAAAAGAGCAGTGATTCAAAAAGGTGTCTAACCAGCAACTTTTCAGTATAATTAggaaaattaaaatacaaaaaaaacgtTCTCTCTCTACCACTCttcctctcccatccattcctTTACATCACACCTTCTCTCTCCCATTTCTCCTCCCatcctctctctttctgtctctatatATTATACTTTCACTCTTCTTTCTCTCCAACTCTCACTGACACATTTTTCCCGGCCTTCTCTCACTTCtatccctttccctcctccactcttgtcctccttccccttcccattccacGCAGATTGAAAGACCTTAGCCGATGATTGGCAATAAGGCCATCACTCCCACAAATTAGGCCCGAGGGCCAGTGAGAGTCCTGTAGGGCAGGCCTCTGGCTCTCTTATGGTCCAGGAGGGTGAGGGACTGTCCCAGGTTACTCCAATTCAGTGGCGGAGGTATTCTGCAGAAGAATAAACCATATATTGGTGTAACTTTAGATAACTGTTCAGTCAACTTTATGCATCAGAGATTTGGATTTATTCTTCATTAAATTAAACCAAAGACTGACTGAAACTACATTTTGTGTTTAGGTTCTACAGTCATGTTGTACCTGTCCAAAGGCAGTTGAAGTCATGATCAATTCTTATGAATCTATTCACTCTACAGCAAAATGGAGAGCGGTTATACCTGATGATATTTTAGAGGTAATTCTGTTTGTCTTCTAAGACTTCAACAGTTAACAAAGACAGTGGATTAGGAGCAATGGTTTCTACAAATAGTCAACATCACACAACATAATTAAATTGAAGGGGTCAATTTAAATTCATGAATGGACTCAGCATTATACAGGTGCTGAGTATGAAGTCCTGGGGGGAGAAATTGCCTTCTGCTATGATGCTTCTCACTGTGTCTTGGGTTTGGGTGAGATTGGGGCAAATGTATGCTTCATTGCATGAGCTTTTGCTGCAGGCTGCTCACCAGTGTCAATGAAGTGAAAAATCAACATCACGTTAAAATGACAGGCCATGAGCTCAGCAAATATGAAATATCACTTTTCAAATCATAAGTCTATAGAAAATTCGTGATGCAGCGAGATGACACCCAAGTTGTCATGAAGGTGCCAAATAAGAAAGAGCTACCCAACTCAATCCTGCCTTCCAATCCTTGTTTTATAATTTTGCAAGTCATGAGTCTTCAGTGCAAAACAAAGTTACTT of Hypanus sabinus isolate sHypSab1 chromosome 6, sHypSab1.hap1, whole genome shotgun sequence contains these proteins:
- the asb4 gene encoding ankyrin repeat and SOCS box protein 4, whose translation is MEQECSCANDAKTLKATFFQALLSNDYQNLRVLLRQKKIDVDTVFEVEDEDMVLASYKQGYWLPSYKLGTSWTAGLHLAVMLGNLESITVLLNNDAGIDYQPNGKTPLHVACEVNNRDCVSMLLRHGAKVNSYSMSGHTPLHLCKTKTSISCAKLLIWNGAKLNAQAENDYKETPLHTAVQFGVPELVALYVDHGADVNSVNIYLETPLITAIYWALDMKEQKYSENHHLICRMLIDYGASVNAKERDYKTPLHKAAWNCDHLLMQMLLESGAFARSMDVNGCAPLQYLLKVTGVRPAAKPEICYQLLLNHGAARIYPPQFHKVLQSCCTCPKAVEVMINSYESIHSTAKWRAVIPDDILEQHSNFYNSLFDVCGRSPRSLMHLARCSIRRVLKARCYSGVPKLNIPPRLKQYLLLEPEGVIY